CGCTGCACGCACGCGTCGACCAGCCGTGAGTCGCCGAGGTAGTCGTGGTCCCACACCGCGCTCAGCAGCTGCTGACGGGACAGCACCCGGCCCGGCGTCCTGGTCAGCTCCAACAGCAGCTTCAGCTCGGTGGGGGTGAGCGGGACCGGCTCGCCGCCCTTCGTGACCACGAGAGCCGTGCGGTCCACGACCAGATCGCCGAAGTGCTCGTCGCTGGTCTGCTGCTCGCTGGCGGCGCGGCGCAGGACGGCGCGGATGCGGGCGTCGAGCACCCGCGGCTCGACCGGCTTGACCACGTAGTCGTCCGCGCCCGCCTCCAGGCCGGCGACCACGTCGAAGTCGTCGCTGCGCGCGGTCAGCACGATGATCGGCAGGTCGCCCTCGGCGCGGATGCGGCGACACGTCTCGAACCCGTCGATACCGGGCAGCATCAGGTCGACGAGCACCAGGTCCGGGCGCTGCTCCTTGAGGAACGCCAGCCCCTGCTCGCCGCTGTCCGCCACGTGCACGTCGTGCCCCTGCCTGCGCAGCGAGAGCTGGAGGGCTTCGCGAACGGCACGGTCGTCCTCCACCACCAGGACCATCGCCACGGCGCCCATTATCCAGGTCTGTTGCACAACCATGACAAACCCGGCACAGAACTCGGACACCCCGCCCGGAGCATCGATGGCATGGCAACCAGCGACGAAGCACAGCCCAGGACCTGGCCGCTTCCCGTCGCGGGCGCGTTCGGAGCACTGATCGCCCTCGGCGTGACCTTCCTCGCCTACGTGCACACGGTCACCGGTCAGCGCGCGGAGAACGGCGCCGTGCACCAGGCCCAGACCGGCGGAGTCGCCGACCCCGCGTTCTCCTTCCTGCTCAAGGGCGGGATGGGCACCTTCCTGCTCGGTGCCGTCGCGGTGTTCACCCTCGGCGTCGGTGTGTTCCGGGCCCGGTTCGCCGGGGCGGTCACCGTCATCGGCGTGATCGGCGGCTCGGCCCTGCTGACCGAGCTGCTCAAGGACGTGCTGCTGGAGCGGCCCGACCTCTACGCCACCTCGGTCGCCGGGCACAACAGCTTCCCCAGCGGGCACGTGACCGGCGCGATGGCCGTGCTGGTCGCGTTGGCACTGGTCAGCCCGTCCCGCCTGCGCCCGTTCGTGCTCGGCGGGGGCTCGGTCGTCGTCGCCGCGGTGGCCGTGGCCACGGTCGGGCTCGGCTGGCACCGGCCCAGCGACACCCTCGGTGGCTGCCTCGTCGCGGCGCTGGTCGGCTGTCTGGCCGCCGCCGCGCTCTTCTCCGCGAAGGCGAAGCCGGGCTCCGCCGCGTTCGCCGGTCGCGCCCACCCGCACCCCGCGTGGTTCATCGGAGCGCTCGTGGTGCCCTCGATCGTGCCGATCGCGGGGCGCGTGGTGCTCGGCTCGGCCACGTCGGCCCCGGAGCGGCTGGACGTCTCGATCATGCTCGCCGCCGTCGGGGCTCCGGTGGTCGCGCTCGCGCTCGTCGCGCTGCTGCACGGGACCGAGCTGGTGCGCAGGGACGTGGCGGCGGGCAGGCACCACGCCGCACACCACTGTGAAACACTTGTACGGCAGCATGTTTAGAGGAGAACTGGCCGGATGCGAATTGTGTTGACCATGGTGGTCACGCTGCTCGTCGGATTGGGTGCGCTGTTCTACATCGAGCCGACGAAGCCGATGCCCGGCGAGGCGTACGTGGAACTCGTCAACGTCACCGGGGACGACGAAGCCCCGAAGTGCGCGCTGGACGCCCGGTACTCGAACGAGGCGCCGCGCGGGCTGCGCGACGACGTGCTCGCGGCGTGGAACACGCTGAAGAGCAAGGCCGCCGCCGAGGGCGTGCAGATGTGCCTCAACGACGGCAAGCGCAGCGCGTGGCAGCAGCAGGCGGAGTTCGACAGCGCCGTCCGCCGCTTCGGCAGCGCGGAGCAGGCCAGCAAGTACGTGCTCACGCCCGAGGCGTCAAAGCACGTGCAGGGCGTCGCCGTGGACATCCAGCCGCTGTCCGCGGCGTCGTGGGTGGAGCGCGGCAACGGCAAGCTCGGGTGGTGCAGGCGCTACCAGAACGAGACGTGGCACTTCGAGTTCGACCCTTCCTATGTGGGCGGCTGCCCACCGATGCTGCCGAACGCTCTTGCGTCACGCTGATCGTTCCGCGTACGCGGTGCGACCGTTCGGGCTAAGTTCTCCGAGCATGAACACAGTGCACGTCGCCGCCAGTGAGGACTACCGGCGCGCCCGCGCCGAGCTGCTGGCGGCGGAGAGGGAGCTGCGCGCGGCCGCCGCCGTCGTCGCGGCGCTTCGCGCGGCCCTGCCTCCGGGGCCGGAGGTCGACTCCTCGTCCCCGCTGACCACCGCGGGCGGCAAACCGATCACCCTGGACGACGTCTTCGGCGAGCACCGCACGCTCCTCGGCTACCACCTGGCTTTCGACGCTTCCGTCGACGAGCCGGACGAGGCGAGCGCCCGGGAGGTCGACGTCCTCGACGCCCAGGTCCCGTGGCTGCGCGAGCGGACCGCCATCGCCGTCTTCGCCCCGGCCGCGCCGCACCGCCTGGCCCGGCTCGCGCAGCGGCGCGGCTGGCGCTGGATCGTGCCGATCTCCACTCAGCCCGGCGAGCTGTCCGACCGACTCGGCCTGTGCGCGGACGCCGCCGAACCCGCCCTCACCGTCCTCGTCCGCGAGGGCACCACCGCGCGCCTGCACTGGCACGGCCGCGCCCCGCTCACCGCCCGCCTCATGCACCTCCTGCCCCACCCGTCGTGAACCCAATGGGGCATTGGTTACGTCTGACGTAACCAATGCCCCATTGAGTACGTATCACCAGCCGTCGATGGGTGGGATGGCGGCGACGGAGTGCAGCGGGTTGGGGACCGTGCCGTTGGGGTGGATGGCGTGCCGGTACGACAGCTCGGCGTACCCGGTCTGCAACAGGCGGTCCCCGTTCAACGGGTAGCGGGCGAACGTCGGGCCGAGCAGGTCACCGTCGTCCATTCGCTCCGCCACGTCGGGGAACCGCGCGCGGTAGGCCTCCACCTCGCCGCGGACGATGCCCCACAGCCGCTCCTCGGCCAGCCCGTGGTGCGTCGCCAACAACCCGGACAGCGGCCGGAAGACCCCGACCAGCAACGCGTCGACCAGGTACTGCCGCAGCACGCGCCACGGCTTGCGGGGCAGGACGCGGTCGTGCGAGTCCGGCTCGGGACCGCGCTCGGCGACCGGCTCCACCGACACGTTGACGTCGTCGATCAGGTCCTTGATCACCGCCCGCGCCGGCCGGCCGTCGGGGCCGCTGACGATCAGCACGTTCTCGCCGTGCGGGTTCACGGTGATCCCGTAGCGGTAGAGCACGTGCAGCAGTGGCCGCAGCAGCACGCGGGTCAACGCGGCGAACCACGCCTCAGCGTCACCGCCCGAGCGGTCGATGTACTCGCTGACCAGCGGACGCCCCGCCGGGTCGACGTGCAGCAGCGCCGCGAGCGACCACGAGTGCCCCTCCTCCGGAACCGGCTCGCGCCAGATGCAGCCCAGCGTCTCCAGCCAGGTGTACGGAGCGCCGTCCACTGTGGACAGCCTGGGGTGGCGAACGGTCACCGAAGCGACCTCGCCGAGCATCACCGCGCCCCACTCGGCCAGCAGCTTGTCGGAGTTCCACAGCCCGCGCAGCCACTGCGTCACCACGGGCGCCGCGAGGGTGCAGTGCGGCGGGATGCCGCGCCACACGGCCGTGTTGAGGATGCGCAGCGGGAGCTTGACCTGGAACCGGTCCGGTCTGTCCACATTGCACATCGTGCGGATGGACTGGGTCGGCCGGTAGTGGTCGACTGCCTCGCCGAGCACCACGATGCGATCAGTGGCCAGCTCCGGCGCCCACAGCGTGCGCACCACGTGGTCCAGCTGCCACGGGTGCACAGGCAGCCACACGTAGGCCTCGGCGTCCAAGCCGCGGTCGGTGAGCACTTTGGTGAACTCGGCGCGGGTGGACTGGTCCAGCTCCTGCTCGACGACCGCCTGCTCGGAAAGCCTCGGTGTAGCCCGGAATTCCGCCAAGCCACGGTGCACGGCGAGCCAGGGGAGCCGAATGCGCTTGCGGGCCTCCGGGGCGTACAGGGCCTGGTCCGACGCGGAGAACCCGACACGCCCCTTGTTCGCCACCAACCACGGGTGGCCCGTGAGGTGGCCGTCCAACTCCGCGTGCCCCAACGAAGCGAGCTCCGCCGAAGGCACCGCGGTCTTCGTCATCGCCACGTCGGCCGTGAGCGTCGAGGTGACCTCGTTGAGGTAGTTGGCCAAAGTGGACGGATGGATTCCCACGCCGGGAGCGGCATCGGTGAAGAACTGCTGCACGTCGTCGGCGCGCTGGGCGATGTCGTCCCCGAGAATCCCCGAAGCCGCGCGGGTGACCGACGACGGGTCGACGGACCAGCCGCCGAAGGCCGTCCGCGACGCCGAGAAC
The window above is part of the Allokutzneria albata genome. Proteins encoded here:
- a CDS encoding D-alanyl-D-alanine carboxypeptidase family protein; this translates as MRIVLTMVVTLLVGLGALFYIEPTKPMPGEAYVELVNVTGDDEAPKCALDARYSNEAPRGLRDDVLAAWNTLKSKAAAEGVQMCLNDGKRSAWQQQAEFDSAVRRFGSAEQASKYVLTPEASKHVQGVAVDIQPLSAASWVERGNGKLGWCRRYQNETWHFEFDPSYVGGCPPMLPNALASR
- a CDS encoding response regulator transcription factor, which encodes MAMVLVVEDDRAVREALQLSLRRQGHDVHVADSGEQGLAFLKEQRPDLVLVDLMLPGIDGFETCRRIRAEGDLPIIVLTARSDDFDVVAGLEAGADDYVVKPVEPRVLDARIRAVLRRAASEQQTSDEHFGDLVVDRTALVVTKGGEPVPLTPTELKLLLELTRTPGRVLSRQQLLSAVWDHDYLGDSRLVDACVQRLRSKIEDDPGSPRHVRTVRGFGYRFDRS
- a CDS encoding DUF899 family protein → MNTVHVAASEDYRRARAELLAAERELRAAAAVVAALRAALPPGPEVDSSSPLTTAGGKPITLDDVFGEHRTLLGYHLAFDASVDEPDEASAREVDVLDAQVPWLRERTAIAVFAPAAPHRLARLAQRRGWRWIVPISTQPGELSDRLGLCADAAEPALTVLVREGTTARLHWHGRAPLTARLMHLLPHPS
- a CDS encoding IucA/IucC family protein, which codes for MTSDRELWRQCSIALLAKAIGELSFEGILSPVALEDSSYELRFPGARYVFSASRTAFGGWSVDPSSVTRAASGILGDDIAQRADDVQQFFTDAAPGVGIHPSTLANYLNEVTSTLTADVAMTKTAVPSAELASLGHAELDGHLTGHPWLVANKGRVGFSASDQALYAPEARKRIRLPWLAVHRGLAEFRATPRLSEQAVVEQELDQSTRAEFTKVLTDRGLDAEAYVWLPVHPWQLDHVVRTLWAPELATDRIVVLGEAVDHYRPTQSIRTMCNVDRPDRFQVKLPLRILNTAVWRGIPPHCTLAAPVVTQWLRGLWNSDKLLAEWGAVMLGEVASVTVRHPRLSTVDGAPYTWLETLGCIWREPVPEEGHSWSLAALLHVDPAGRPLVSEYIDRSGGDAEAWFAALTRVLLRPLLHVLYRYGITVNPHGENVLIVSGPDGRPARAVIKDLIDDVNVSVEPVAERGPEPDSHDRVLPRKPWRVLRQYLVDALLVGVFRPLSGLLATHHGLAEERLWGIVRGEVEAYRARFPDVAERMDDGDLLGPTFARYPLNGDRLLQTGYAELSYRHAIHPNGTVPNPLHSVAAIPPIDGW
- a CDS encoding phosphatase PAP2 family protein, which translates into the protein MATSDEAQPRTWPLPVAGAFGALIALGVTFLAYVHTVTGQRAENGAVHQAQTGGVADPAFSFLLKGGMGTFLLGAVAVFTLGVGVFRARFAGAVTVIGVIGGSALLTELLKDVLLERPDLYATSVAGHNSFPSGHVTGAMAVLVALALVSPSRLRPFVLGGGSVVVAAVAVATVGLGWHRPSDTLGGCLVAALVGCLAAAALFSAKAKPGSAAFAGRAHPHPAWFIGALVVPSIVPIAGRVVLGSATSAPERLDVSIMLAAVGAPVVALALVALLHGTELVRRDVAAGRHHAAHHCETLVRQHV